From Cellulomonas dongxiuzhuiae, the proteins below share one genomic window:
- a CDS encoding ABC transporter permease — protein MSFEVQRPAPVPTDASGDAPGGPVDRRTARALARRTWPQRLRVPSVHGIWRQPAVVVALVIVVGWLVVAALATWIAPIDPIAQSPDMYAPPSAAHPFGTDELGRDVLSRVLHGARLSLPLAFVIVLGSLAVGGLLGLVAGYLGRVADEVIMRVTDLFFAFPQIILAMAVSAAFGPSTRNAVLALILVSWPTYTRVIRSAVLSIRGSDYLAASRMLGVGPVQALRRDVVPNSVGPAVVLATLELGNAVLMLAALSFLGLGPRPPAPEWGAMIAGGSRDLSMWWVSVFPGLAILTVVLAFNVLGDALRDRLDPRHAKGMS, from the coding sequence ATGAGCTTCGAGGTCCAGCGTCCTGCCCCGGTGCCCACCGACGCGTCCGGTGACGCCCCGGGAGGCCCGGTCGACCGGCGCACCGCCCGCGCGCTCGCGCGCCGCACGTGGCCGCAGCGTCTGCGCGTCCCGTCCGTGCACGGCATCTGGCGCCAGCCCGCGGTCGTGGTCGCGCTCGTCATCGTCGTCGGCTGGCTCGTCGTGGCCGCGCTCGCGACGTGGATCGCCCCGATCGACCCGATCGCGCAGTCGCCCGACATGTACGCGCCGCCGTCGGCCGCGCACCCGTTCGGCACCGACGAGCTCGGGCGTGACGTGCTCAGCCGCGTGCTGCACGGTGCGCGCCTGTCGCTGCCGCTCGCGTTCGTCATCGTGCTGGGGTCGCTCGCCGTCGGCGGGCTGCTCGGCCTGGTGGCCGGCTACCTGGGCCGCGTCGCCGACGAGGTCATCATGCGCGTGACCGACCTCTTCTTCGCGTTCCCGCAGATCATCCTGGCCATGGCGGTGTCGGCGGCGTTCGGGCCGAGCACGCGCAACGCGGTCCTGGCGCTGATCCTGGTGTCCTGGCCGACGTACACGCGCGTCATCCGGTCCGCGGTCCTCAGCATCCGCGGGTCGGACTACCTCGCGGCCTCCCGCATGCTGGGCGTCGGGCCCGTGCAGGCGCTGCGCCGCGACGTCGTCCCGAACTCCGTGGGCCCGGCCGTCGTGCTCGCGACCCTCGAGCTCGGCAACGCGGTGCTCATGCTCGCGGCGCTGTCCTTCCTCGGTCTCGGCCCCCGCCCGCCCGCGCCGGAGTGGGGCGCCATGATCGCCGGGGGCTCGCGGGACCTGTCGATGTGGTGGGTCAGCGTGTTCCCCGGTCTGGCCATCCTCACCGTCGTCCTGGCCTTCAACGTCCTCGGCGACGCGCTGCGCGACCGTCTCGACCCCCGGCACGCGAAGGGCATGTCATGA
- a CDS encoding ABC transporter permease: MTTTPPSGGAPARDRWRGVTRAARYISRRVAITLTLLLGVTVMTFLIVQAVPGDAASANLSETALNDPEVVAAYRAKWGLDQPLPVQYWVYLTHVLQGDLGISQQTGRSVLGDLLTYVPATLEIALPAMLLAVVIGTAVGLYAAVHHDRTGDQVVRVGTLVGLSTPSFWLSLVVLYVFFYVLGVSPSGGRLSTWIVPPERVTGMMTVDAALAGRWDVWWDAVQHLALPVLVLTTLTVAVLTRFVRSAMLEVLDADYIRAARAKGLPERTILRRHVLRAGLVPVITVSGLAFASLLSGTVLVEQIFGWPGVGQYAYRAASGLDMPAIMGVSLFVALVYTAVNLGVDLLYGVIDPRIRVS, translated from the coding sequence GTGACCACCACCCCGCCCTCCGGCGGTGCCCCCGCCCGGGACCGGTGGCGTGGCGTCACCCGTGCGGCCCGCTACATCTCGCGCCGCGTCGCGATCACCCTGACGCTGCTGCTCGGCGTCACGGTCATGACCTTCCTCATCGTCCAGGCCGTGCCCGGCGACGCCGCGTCGGCCAACCTGTCCGAGACGGCGCTGAACGACCCCGAGGTCGTCGCCGCGTACCGCGCCAAGTGGGGGCTCGACCAGCCGCTGCCGGTGCAGTACTGGGTGTACCTGACCCACGTGCTGCAGGGCGACCTCGGCATCTCCCAGCAGACCGGCCGCTCCGTGCTGGGCGACCTGCTCACCTACGTGCCCGCGACCCTCGAGATCGCGCTGCCGGCGATGCTGCTCGCGGTGGTCATCGGCACCGCCGTCGGCCTCTACGCGGCCGTGCACCACGACCGCACGGGTGACCAGGTCGTGCGCGTCGGCACCCTCGTCGGGCTCTCGACGCCGTCGTTCTGGCTCTCGCTCGTCGTCCTGTACGTCTTCTTCTACGTGCTGGGCGTCAGCCCGTCGGGCGGTCGGCTCAGCACGTGGATCGTGCCGCCCGAGCGCGTCACGGGCATGATGACCGTCGACGCCGCGCTTGCCGGCCGGTGGGACGTGTGGTGGGACGCCGTGCAGCACCTCGCGCTGCCGGTGCTCGTGCTGACGACGCTCACGGTCGCGGTGCTCACGCGCTTCGTGCGCTCGGCGATGCTCGAGGTGCTCGACGCCGACTACATCCGCGCCGCGCGGGCCAAGGGCCTGCCGGAGCGCACCATCCTGCGCCGCCACGTGCTGCGCGCCGGGCTCGTGCCCGTCATCACCGTCAGCGGCCTGGCGTTCGCCTCCCTGCTGTCGGGCACCGTGCTCGTCGAGCAGATCTTCGGCTGGCCCGGCGTCGGGCAGTACGCCTACCGGGCGGCGAGCGGGCTCGACATGCCCGCGATCATGGGCGTCAGCCTCTTCGTCGCGCTCGTGTACACGGCCGTCAACCTCGGCGTCGACCTGCTGTACGGCGTCATCGACCCACGGATCAGGGTGTCATGA
- a CDS encoding ABC transporter substrate-binding protein produces MQRHTPRGRAHLALAAVAALTLAGCTAGSAGGAGGAAGDSTDGPATGGTLTVANSFVVKNLDPAQVYEATGAMAVHAMYDTLVTFEGSDVSDPQPLLAESWESNDDATEFTFTLRDDVVFSDGSELTADDVVFSLNRLVNLKGSPSVTVQGFSASSPQDGVVVVTTETPNPNVPTILAMPATSIVNAETARANGATDAADAAESDSATSFMDGESIGSGPYVLDAFDPASEIVLTANPEYWGEAPAYERIVIQNVEAQNQKMSVERAGRDFVALDLSGRMLEDLGDELQVSSTQDTFYFLTLHQDPAVSEITSNLEFVRALRASIDYEGLAALFGSEARPAAGMVPTAFAGALPESESKAQDLDAAKQHLAASGVADPSVTLMFPAMTYRGVDLATIATKVQNDAAQAGITVQLDPQPIASFLDAQTAGKVAFRFSPQSLNYPVASSLVNNFHPGQTSAERTGWTLERATPEAVAAGDRVRAALDTAEQDAAMQDWQRVLDEDGPYIPLAYNSGVVVSTSDLVGADYSPAGWQVDLRAVARR; encoded by the coding sequence ATGCAGCGACACACCCCCCGAGGTCGCGCGCACCTCGCGCTGGCCGCCGTGGCGGCCCTGACGCTCGCCGGGTGCACCGCCGGGTCCGCCGGCGGCGCCGGTGGCGCGGCCGGTGACAGCACCGACGGGCCCGCGACCGGCGGCACCCTCACGGTGGCGAACTCGTTCGTCGTCAAGAACCTCGACCCCGCCCAGGTGTACGAGGCGACGGGCGCGATGGCCGTGCACGCCATGTACGACACCCTCGTGACCTTCGAGGGCTCCGACGTCTCGGACCCGCAGCCGCTGCTGGCGGAGAGCTGGGAGTCCAACGACGACGCGACCGAGTTCACGTTCACGCTGCGCGACGACGTCGTCTTCTCCGACGGCTCCGAGCTCACGGCCGACGACGTCGTGTTCAGCCTCAACCGCCTGGTCAACCTCAAGGGCAGCCCGTCCGTGACGGTCCAGGGCTTCAGCGCCTCGTCGCCGCAGGACGGCGTCGTCGTCGTCACCACCGAGACGCCGAACCCGAACGTCCCCACGATCCTGGCGATGCCCGCCACGAGCATCGTCAACGCCGAGACGGCACGTGCCAACGGCGCGACGGACGCGGCCGACGCCGCCGAGTCCGACTCCGCGACGTCCTTCATGGACGGCGAGTCGATCGGCTCGGGCCCGTACGTGCTCGACGCGTTCGACCCGGCGTCCGAGATCGTCCTGACGGCCAACCCCGAGTACTGGGGCGAGGCGCCGGCGTACGAGCGCATCGTCATCCAGAACGTCGAGGCGCAGAACCAGAAGATGAGCGTCGAGCGCGCGGGCCGCGACTTCGTCGCGCTCGACCTGTCGGGCCGCATGCTCGAGGACCTCGGCGACGAGCTGCAGGTCTCCAGCACGCAGGACACGTTCTACTTCCTCACGCTGCACCAGGACCCCGCGGTCAGCGAGATCACCTCGAACCTCGAGTTCGTCCGTGCGCTGCGCGCGTCGATCGACTACGAGGGCCTCGCGGCGCTGTTCGGCTCCGAGGCGCGTCCCGCCGCGGGCATGGTCCCCACGGCGTTCGCCGGTGCGCTGCCGGAGTCCGAGTCGAAGGCGCAGGACCTCGATGCCGCGAAGCAGCACCTCGCGGCCTCGGGCGTCGCCGACCCGAGCGTCACCCTGATGTTCCCGGCCATGACGTACCGGGGCGTCGACCTGGCGACCATCGCCACCAAGGTGCAGAACGACGCCGCGCAGGCCGGCATCACGGTGCAGCTCGACCCCCAGCCCATCGCGTCGTTCCTCGACGCGCAGACGGCGGGCAAGGTCGCGTTCCGGTTCAGCCCGCAGTCGCTGAACTACCCGGTCGCCTCGTCGCTGGTGAACAACTTCCACCCCGGCCAGACCAGCGCCGAGCGCACCGGCTGGACGCTCGAGCGGGCCACGCCCGAGGCCGTCGCCGCGGGTGACCGCGTGCGGGCAGCGCTCGACACCGCCGAGCAGGACGCGGCCATGCAGGACTGGCAGCGCGTGCTCGACGAGGACGGGCCGTACATCCCGCTCGCGTACAACTCGGGCGTCGTCGTCTCGACGTCCGACCTCGTGGGCGCGGACTACTCGCCGGCCGGGTGGCAGGTCGACCTGCGCGCCGTGGCGCGTCGATGA
- a CDS encoding helix-turn-helix domain-containing protein, producing MLGHRLRALRHQHALTLRQVADATGLSTALLSQIENGRTDPSVTTLRKLAQVFEADMATLFRDPDAPAVHVSRPGERFRMAAPAGLITYERITPGRGDFEVLRAQLAPGDVSSEHAWGHESTECVYVLDGAITVTVGDTQHALQAGEAITFDSRQPHRYANESDAPAAFLLTVSPPTP from the coding sequence ATGCTGGGACACCGCCTACGCGCGCTCCGCCACCAGCACGCCCTGACGCTGCGGCAGGTCGCGGACGCGACCGGGCTGTCGACCGCCCTCCTCAGCCAGATCGAGAACGGCCGCACCGACCCGAGCGTCACGACCCTGCGCAAGCTCGCCCAGGTGTTCGAGGCCGACATGGCCACCCTCTTCCGCGACCCCGACGCCCCCGCCGTGCACGTCTCGCGCCCCGGCGAGCGGTTCCGCATGGCCGCACCGGCCGGCCTCATCACCTACGAGCGGATCACCCCGGGCCGCGGCGACTTCGAGGTGCTGCGCGCGCAGCTCGCGCCCGGTGACGTCAGCTCCGAGCACGCCTGGGGCCACGAGTCGACCGAGTGCGTCTACGTGCTCGACGGCGCGATCACCGTGACCGTCGGCGACACGCAGCACGCACTGCAGGCGGGCGAGGCCATCACGTTCGACTCCCGCCAGCCGCACCGGTACGCCAACGAGTCCGACGCGCCGGCCGCCTTCCTGCTGACGGTCTCCCCACCCACCCCCTGA
- a CDS encoding dihydrodipicolinate synthase family protein, with product MDRHDVDWHGYLPAVTTPFDRDGALDLDALGAQLEWLVGQGMHGVVLAGTTGEWFSMSADERATLFREGARAVDGRITVLGGCNAYTAAESVQHARAAQAAGLDGVLVTPPPYVVPTDREVLAFYGDVAAGSDMPLCVYNWPRGCVVDLGTELLARIAEIDTVVAVKNSTGDAAAFWRGLYALEDRVRYFGVPTSPLGADLAGLGHGDGLMGSGGVLGADHPDFWRAVAAGDRRRAVALGARDRVVMERWFTPDYGARFGSSQAIMKTALRLRGVPAGYVRRPLLELTDDEVAVVAATLHDLGIETVDPA from the coding sequence ATGGACCGCCACGACGTCGACTGGCACGGGTACCTCCCCGCCGTCACCACCCCGTTCGACCGCGACGGCGCGCTCGACCTGGACGCCCTCGGCGCGCAGCTCGAGTGGCTCGTCGGGCAGGGCATGCACGGCGTCGTGCTGGCCGGCACCACGGGTGAGTGGTTCTCGATGTCCGCCGACGAGCGCGCCACGCTGTTCCGCGAGGGCGCCCGCGCCGTCGACGGACGCATCACCGTGCTGGGCGGGTGCAACGCCTACACGGCCGCCGAGTCGGTGCAGCACGCGCGGGCCGCGCAGGCCGCCGGCCTCGACGGCGTGCTCGTGACCCCGCCGCCGTACGTCGTGCCGACGGACCGCGAGGTGCTGGCCTTCTACGGCGACGTGGCCGCGGGCAGCGACATGCCGCTGTGCGTCTACAACTGGCCGCGCGGCTGCGTCGTCGACCTGGGCACCGAGCTGCTCGCGCGGATCGCGGAGATCGACACGGTCGTCGCGGTGAAGAACTCCACCGGTGACGCCGCCGCGTTCTGGCGCGGCCTGTACGCGCTCGAGGACCGCGTCCGCTACTTCGGCGTGCCGACCAGCCCGCTGGGCGCCGACCTGGCCGGGCTCGGGCACGGTGACGGGCTCATGGGCTCGGGCGGGGTCCTCGGCGCCGACCACCCCGACTTCTGGCGGGCCGTCGCCGCGGGCGACCGCCGGCGCGCCGTCGCGCTGGGTGCGCGCGACCGCGTCGTCATGGAGCGGTGGTTCACGCCCGACTACGGCGCCCGCTTCGGCAGCTCGCAGGCGATCATGAAGACCGCGCTGCGGCTGCGCGGCGTGCCCGCCGGGTACGTGCGCCGCCCCCTGCTGGAGCTCACGGACGACGAGGTCGCGGTCGTGGCCGCCACGCTGCACGACCTCGGCATCGAGACCGTCGACCCCGCATGA
- a CDS encoding NAD(P)/FAD-dependent oxidoreductase, giving the protein MTGQRDVVVVGGGLLGCATAHLLAREGAAVTLLERDQVNRHASGQNAGSLHFQLEYRMVERGLEAARTAAAAMPLHLDASARWDALVTELGPDLGPELGVARHGGLMLADDAATARLLEAKARIERERGLDVHVLDGAQVRELAPYLSSTVVAAAYCPSEGRANARTAAPALARAAVAHGADLRTRTEVTSLRRDGAAWVVGTRTQDPDGTHDDELRADAVVLAAGVWTRTLAAMLDVDLPITVLALMMSVTQRTTPFLPHLVQHAGTRLSLKQTADGNVLVGGGWPAHLVRAPDGTPVHGARGEVVPASLAGNARAAVRAVPRLGELQTLRTWVGATTVGPDQLPVVGPVPGAPGAFVATGGSAFTLGPSFARVLGDLVQGRTPAVDVQPYDPRRWAA; this is encoded by the coding sequence ATGACGGGGCAGCGCGACGTCGTCGTCGTGGGCGGCGGCCTGCTCGGCTGCGCGACGGCCCACCTGCTGGCGCGCGAGGGCGCCGCCGTCACGCTGCTCGAGCGCGACCAGGTCAACCGGCACGCGTCCGGCCAGAACGCCGGCAGCCTGCACTTCCAGCTCGAGTACCGCATGGTCGAGCGGGGCCTGGAGGCCGCGCGCACGGCCGCCGCGGCGATGCCCCTGCACCTGGACGCGTCGGCCCGGTGGGACGCCCTCGTCACCGAGCTGGGGCCCGACCTGGGTCCCGAGCTGGGCGTCGCACGCCACGGCGGCCTCATGCTCGCCGACGACGCCGCGACCGCGCGCCTGCTCGAGGCCAAGGCCCGCATCGAGCGCGAGCGCGGCCTCGACGTCCACGTGCTCGACGGCGCCCAGGTGCGCGAGCTCGCGCCGTACCTGTCCTCCACCGTCGTCGCCGCGGCCTACTGCCCCAGCGAGGGCCGGGCCAACGCGCGCACCGCCGCGCCGGCGCTCGCACGCGCCGCGGTCGCGCACGGCGCCGACCTGCGCACGCGCACCGAGGTGACGTCCCTGCGCCGCGACGGGGCCGCGTGGGTGGTCGGCACCCGCACGCAGGACCCCGACGGCACGCACGACGACGAGCTGCGGGCCGACGCGGTCGTCCTGGCGGCGGGCGTGTGGACGCGCACGCTGGCCGCGATGCTCGACGTCGACCTGCCCATCACGGTGCTCGCGCTCATGATGAGCGTCACGCAGCGCACCACGCCCTTCCTGCCGCACCTGGTGCAGCACGCCGGCACGCGGCTGTCGCTCAAGCAGACCGCCGACGGCAACGTGCTCGTCGGCGGCGGGTGGCCGGCGCACCTGGTGCGCGCACCCGACGGCACCCCGGTGCACGGCGCGCGCGGCGAGGTCGTGCCGGCGTCGCTCGCGGGCAACGCGCGGGCCGCCGTGCGCGCGGTGCCGCGGCTCGGCGAGCTGCAGACGCTGCGCACGTGGGTGGGCGCGACGACCGTGGGGCCCGACCAGCTGCCCGTCGTCGGGCCGGTGCCCGGTGCACCCGGCGCGTTCGTCGCGACCGGGGGCTCGGCCTTCACCCTCGGCCCCAGCTTCGCGCGCGTGCTCGGCGACCTCGTGCAGGGCCGCACGCCGGCGGTCGACGTGCAGCCGTACGACCCGCGGCGGTGGGCCGCGTGA
- a CDS encoding (2Fe-2S)-binding protein, whose protein sequence is MSGPVDGGARAGRVAGARGAGFTLRVDGHDVAAYDGESIAAALLAGGVEAFRTTADGTPRAPFCHMGTCFECVVRVGGRSVRACLTPATPGDDIGWLDERDPDERRAG, encoded by the coding sequence GTGAGCGGGCCGGTGGACGGCGGCGCACGCGCCGGACGCGTCGCCGGAGCACGGGGTGCGGGATTCACGCTGCGCGTCGACGGCCACGACGTGGCCGCATACGACGGCGAGAGCATCGCCGCGGCACTCCTCGCGGGAGGCGTCGAGGCGTTCCGGACGACGGCCGACGGCACCCCCCGCGCCCCGTTCTGCCACATGGGCACGTGCTTCGAGTGCGTCGTGCGGGTCGGCGGCCGCTCGGTGCGGGCCTGCCTGACCCCCGCGACGCCCGGTGACGACATCGGCTGGCTCGACGAGCGCGACCCCGACGAGCGGAGGGCCGGATGA
- a CDS encoding FAD-dependent oxidoreductase: MTADVHDLVVVGAGPAGLAAALAARAHGLDVVVVDEQPQPGGQIFRRPSGGLAAAGHRWPAGYPWGPDLLARATASDVAWRPRTTALGVLRGEAGTPLRLAVSGPDGPDALATHRLLVATGAYDMPVALPGWTLPGVVTAGAAQGLLKSQRVLVGHRPVLVGAHPLLLLVADQLVAAGAHVAEVVLARGVPGPAEAVRALPAAPGHVGLLTASAAAVGRLLRAGVRIRTRTLPTRVLGEDRVEGVELRRVDSAWRPVGPARTVAADAVVLGFGFHASTELARQAGCVTRWDGAGGGWVVTHDGEQRTSVPDVLVAGEPAGVRGADQARAEGHLAGLVAARDLGATVTARDLDRAHRAVARARRFSDVVQRVFSPDLAGLTALATPGTLVCRCESVTRATVERTLAANPHVSTANAVKLECRTGMGTCQGRYCEATVGALVARGTGRPMDQVGPFTAHLPVKPVPLAELAALGELAAAPCDAVPGPAPSAPAPSVPAPLAPVPLTHPTWPLPAAHAHVPEDGGVPRS; the protein is encoded by the coding sequence ATGACCGCGGACGTGCACGACCTCGTCGTGGTCGGTGCCGGCCCGGCCGGGCTCGCGGCCGCGCTCGCCGCCCGGGCCCACGGGCTCGACGTGGTCGTCGTCGACGAGCAGCCGCAGCCGGGTGGGCAGATCTTCCGCCGGCCGTCCGGCGGGCTGGCCGCCGCGGGCCACCGCTGGCCCGCGGGCTACCCGTGGGGACCCGACCTGCTCGCGCGGGCGACCGCGTCGGACGTCGCCTGGCGCCCGCGCACCACCGCGCTGGGCGTGCTGCGCGGCGAGGCCGGCACGCCGCTGCGGCTCGCCGTCAGCGGCCCCGACGGCCCGGACGCGCTGGCGACGCACCGCCTGCTGGTCGCGACGGGCGCCTACGACATGCCCGTCGCGCTGCCCGGGTGGACGCTGCCCGGCGTCGTGACCGCCGGTGCCGCGCAGGGCCTGCTGAAGTCGCAGCGCGTGCTCGTCGGCCACCGTCCCGTGCTCGTCGGGGCGCACCCCCTGCTGCTGCTGGTCGCCGACCAGCTCGTCGCGGCCGGTGCGCACGTCGCCGAGGTCGTGCTGGCCCGCGGCGTGCCCGGGCCGGCGGAGGCCGTGCGCGCGCTGCCGGCCGCGCCGGGGCACGTCGGGCTGCTGACCGCGAGCGCCGCGGCCGTCGGGCGGCTGCTGCGCGCGGGCGTGCGCATCCGCACGCGCACGCTGCCGACGCGCGTGCTCGGCGAGGACCGTGTGGAGGGCGTCGAGCTGCGGCGCGTCGACAGCGCCTGGCGACCCGTCGGCCCGGCCCGGACGGTGGCCGCGGACGCCGTCGTGCTGGGCTTCGGGTTCCACGCGTCCACCGAGCTCGCGCGGCAGGCCGGCTGCGTGACGCGCTGGGACGGCGCCGGCGGTGGCTGGGTCGTGACGCACGACGGCGAGCAGCGCACGAGCGTGCCCGACGTGCTCGTGGCGGGCGAGCCCGCGGGCGTCCGGGGCGCCGACCAGGCCCGCGCCGAGGGGCACCTCGCGGGCCTCGTCGCCGCGCGCGACCTGGGCGCCACCGTCACCGCGCGCGACCTCGACCGGGCGCACCGTGCGGTCGCGCGCGCCCGCCGCTTCTCCGACGTCGTGCAGCGCGTGTTCTCCCCCGACCTCGCCGGGCTCACCGCGCTGGCCACCCCCGGGACGCTCGTGTGCCGCTGCGAGTCCGTGACGCGCGCGACCGTCGAGCGCACGCTCGCGGCGAACCCGCACGTGTCCACGGCCAACGCCGTCAAGCTCGAGTGCCGCACCGGCATGGGCACGTGCCAGGGCCGGTACTGCGAGGCGACGGTGGGCGCGCTCGTCGCGCGCGGCACCGGACGTCCCATGGACCAGGTCGGCCCCTTCACCGCCCACCTGCCCGTCAAGCCGGTCCCGCTGGCCGAGCTGGCCGCGCTGGGCGAGCTCGCCGCCGCGCCGTGCGACGCCGTGCCCGGGCCCGCACCGTCCGCGCCCGCACCGTCCGTGCCGGCACCGCTCGCACCCGTGCCGCTCACCCACCCGACCTGGCCACTCCCTGCAGCGCACGCCCACGTGCCCGAGGATGGAGGCGTCCCACGGTCCTGA
- a CDS encoding TIGR03618 family F420-dependent PPOX class oxidoreductase, protein MPKPPLPPAVAELFARPNPAVMATVHPDGHPVTVATWYLLEDDGRVLLNLDAGRARLEHLRRNPHVALTALSQESWYTHVSVQGRVVEIVDDVDLVDIDRLSTHYGGNPYPVRDRPRVSVRFAIDHWHGWGAAKQD, encoded by the coding sequence GTGCCGAAGCCTCCTCTGCCCCCCGCCGTCGCCGAGCTGTTCGCCCGCCCCAACCCGGCGGTCATGGCGACCGTCCACCCCGACGGCCACCCCGTGACCGTCGCCACCTGGTACCTGCTCGAGGACGACGGCCGCGTGCTGCTCAACCTCGACGCGGGCCGCGCACGTCTCGAGCACCTGCGCCGCAACCCCCACGTCGCCCTGACCGCCCTGTCGCAGGAGAGCTGGTACACGCACGTGAGCGTGCAGGGCCGGGTCGTCGAGATCGTCGACGACGTCGACCTGGTCGACATCGACCGCCTCTCGACGCACTACGGCGGCAACCCGTACCCCGTGCGCGACCGTCCGCGCGTCAGCGTGCGGTTCGCGATCGACCACTGGCACGGCTGGGGCGCGGCGAAGCAGGACTGA
- a CDS encoding formate/nitrite transporter family protein: MSYVKPSDLVTSLVDAGEAKIFMSTRDTLLRAYMAGALLTLAAAFAISMSVQTGSPLIGALLFPVGFIMLYLLGYDLLTGVFVLAPLAWLDRRPGVTGRGVLRNWGLVFLGNFGGALTVAVLMSIVFTYGFSTEPDAVGVALGHIGEGRTLGYAEHGAAGMLTLFVRGLLCNWMVSTGVVGAMVAKDVPGKVIAMWMPIMLFFAMGFEHSVVNMFLFPTGLMLGGQFTVMDYLVWNEIPTVLGNLVGGLTFTGLVLYATHGRTGASRRAPEGAARASTDVPREEPVDQLV; encoded by the coding sequence ATGTCCTACGTCAAGCCGTCCGACCTCGTCACGTCGCTCGTCGACGCGGGCGAGGCGAAGATCTTCATGTCGACGCGCGACACCCTCCTGAGGGCGTACATGGCCGGCGCGCTGCTGACGCTCGCCGCCGCGTTCGCCATCTCGATGAGCGTGCAGACGGGGTCGCCGCTCATCGGTGCCCTGCTGTTCCCCGTCGGGTTCATCATGCTGTACCTGCTGGGGTACGACCTGCTCACCGGCGTGTTCGTGCTCGCGCCGCTCGCGTGGCTGGACCGGCGCCCCGGCGTCACCGGGCGGGGCGTGCTGCGCAACTGGGGGCTGGTGTTCCTCGGCAACTTCGGCGGTGCGCTCACCGTGGCCGTGCTGATGTCGATCGTCTTCACCTACGGGTTCTCGACCGAGCCGGACGCGGTCGGCGTCGCGCTCGGGCACATCGGCGAGGGCCGGACGCTCGGCTACGCGGAGCACGGCGCCGCGGGGATGCTGACGCTGTTCGTCCGCGGGCTGCTGTGCAACTGGATGGTCTCGACGGGCGTCGTGGGCGCGATGGTCGCCAAGGACGTCCCGGGCAAGGTGATCGCCATGTGGATGCCCATCATGCTGTTCTTCGCGATGGGGTTCGAGCACTCGGTCGTCAACATGTTCCTGTTCCCGACGGGCCTGATGCTCGGCGGGCAGTTCACGGTCATGGACTACCTGGTGTGGAACGAGATCCCCACGGTCCTGGGCAACCTGGTCGGCGGCCTGACGTTCACCGGGCTCGTGCTGTACGCGACGCACGGGCGCACCGGGGCGTCGCGGCGGGCACCGGAGGGAGCCGCACGGGCGTCGACCGACGTCCCCCGCGAGGAGCCGGTCGATCAGCTCGTCTGA
- a CDS encoding MOSC domain-containing protein, with protein sequence MASILAVCVVHALRPDPGPVGVTAIDKRAVTGPVRVGRYGLRADVQADRKFHGGEDQAVYVYGEDDAAHWARELGRELPPGWFGENLRVAGLDPNEARIGERWRVGADVVLEVTGPRTPCATFARWVGGDDERGWVRRFRDEARVGAYLRVVHRGSVRAGDEVVLEQTAPAGAPTVREVLLA encoded by the coding sequence GTGGCCTCGATCCTCGCCGTCTGCGTCGTGCACGCCCTGCGCCCCGACCCCGGCCCCGTCGGGGTGACGGCGATCGACAAGAGGGCGGTGACGGGACCGGTGCGCGTCGGGCGGTACGGGCTGCGCGCCGACGTGCAGGCCGACCGCAAGTTCCACGGCGGCGAGGACCAGGCCGTGTACGTCTACGGCGAGGACGACGCCGCGCACTGGGCCCGCGAGCTGGGCCGCGAGCTGCCGCCGGGGTGGTTCGGCGAGAACCTGCGCGTGGCGGGTCTGGACCCCAACGAGGCGCGGATCGGCGAGCGCTGGCGCGTCGGGGCGGACGTGGTGCTGGAGGTCACGGGCCCGCGCACGCCGTGCGCGACGTTCGCACGCTGGGTGGGTGGCGACGACGAGCGCGGGTGGGTCCGACGGTTCCGGGACGAGGCCCGCGTCGGCGCGTACCTGCGGGTCGTGCACCGCGGGTCGGTGCGCGCGGGCGACGAGGTGGTCCTCGAGCAGACCGCCCCTGCGGGCGCGCCCACGGTGCGCGAGGTCCTGCTCGCCTGA